A region from the Eublepharis macularius isolate TG4126 chromosome 13, MPM_Emac_v1.0, whole genome shotgun sequence genome encodes:
- the RNF34 gene encoding E3 ubiquitin-protein ligase RNF34 isoform X2, with product MKAGATSMWASCCGLLNEVMGTGAVRGQQSGFGGGANPFRFTPNTDFTVYTSSAGGGANIVCKACGLSFSVFRKRHVCCECNKDFCSMCSVLQENLRRCATCQLLQETAFQRPQLMRLKVKDLRQYLVLRNIPTDTCREKEDLVDLVMCHHGLASAENTDTSSLYSTRSQTSSFSAHPISLSGSVLSSQGELANRHESTGNEVQLQGQNDRLLAHPGEEEENTDEQIPGQSRKRARASLSDLSSLEDIEGLTVRQLKEILARNFVNYSGCCEKWELVEKVSRLYRETEENHRTQGEKTQLNDEDDNLCRICMDAIIDCVLLECGHMVTCTKCGKRMNECPICRQYVVRAVHVFKS from the exons ATGAAG GCAGGAGCAACATCCATGTGGGCTTCCTGTTGTGGGTTGCTGAATGAAGTCATGGGCACTGGAGCTGTTCGTGGTCAGCAATctggatttggaggtggagcaaACCCATTTAGGTTTACGCCAAACACTGACTTCACTGTGTACACATcttcagcaggaggaggagccaaTATAGTCTGCAAAGCATGTGGCCTTTCATTCTCAGTGTTCAGAAAAAGG CATGTGTGTTGTGAGTGCAACAAGGATTTCTGCTCCATGTGTTCAGTGTTGCAAGAGAACCTCCGAAGATGTGCCACCTGTCAGTTGTTGCAAGAGACAGCATTTCAGCGGCCCCAACTGATGCGTTTGAAAGTAAAAGATTTGCGCCAGTATCTGGTTCTTAGGAACATCCCGACTGATACATGTCGAGAAAAGGAAGACTTGGTGGATCTTGTCATGTGCCATCATGGGTTAGCTTCTGCGGAAAATACAGACACTAGCAGCTTATATTCTACACGCTCACAGACTTCTAGTTTTTCTGCACATCCTATTTCTCTGTCAGGATCTGTATTATCATCACAGGGTGAGCTTGCAAACAGGCACGAGAGCACAGGAAACGAAGTGCAGTTACAG GGACAAAATGACAGACTGCTGGCCCACCCTGGTGAAGAGGAGGAAAATACAGACGAGCAG ATTCCGGGACAGTCCAGGAAACGTGCAAGGGCCTCACTGTCTGATCTTTCAAGTCTGGAAGATATTGAAGGGTTAACTGTTCGCCAGTTGAAGGAAATACTTGCTCGGAACTTTGTTAACTACTCAGGATGCTGTGAAAAATGGGAACTGGTGGAGAAAGTGAGCAGGCTGTACAGGGAGACAGAGGAAAACCACAGGACAC AAGGAGAGAAGACTCAGCTGAACGATGAGGACGACAACCTCTGCAGGATCTGCATGGATGCCATCATTGATTGCGTGTTGTTGGAGTGTGGCCACATGGTCACCTGCACCAAGTGTGGCAAACGCATGAATGAATGTCCTATCTGTCGTCAATACGTTGTACGAGCTGTGCACGTATTCAAGTCATGA
- the RNF34 gene encoding E3 ubiquitin-protein ligase RNF34 isoform X1 has product MKAGATSMWASCCGLLNEVMGTGAVRGQQSGFGGGANPFRFTPNTDFTVYTSSAGGGANIVCKACGLSFSVFRKRHVCCECNKDFCSMCSVLQENLRRCATCQLLQETAFQRPQLMRLKVKDLRQYLVLRNIPTDTCREKEDLVDLVMCHHGLASAENTDTSSLYSTRSQTSSFSAHPISLSGSVLSSQGELANRHESTGNEVQLQGQNDRLLAHPGEEEENTDEQIPGQSRKRARASLSDLSSLEDIEGLTVRQLKEILARNFVNYSGCCEKWELVEKVSRLYRETEENHRTPEGEKTQLNDEDDNLCRICMDAIIDCVLLECGHMVTCTKCGKRMNECPICRQYVVRAVHVFKS; this is encoded by the exons ATGAAG GCAGGAGCAACATCCATGTGGGCTTCCTGTTGTGGGTTGCTGAATGAAGTCATGGGCACTGGAGCTGTTCGTGGTCAGCAATctggatttggaggtggagcaaACCCATTTAGGTTTACGCCAAACACTGACTTCACTGTGTACACATcttcagcaggaggaggagccaaTATAGTCTGCAAAGCATGTGGCCTTTCATTCTCAGTGTTCAGAAAAAGG CATGTGTGTTGTGAGTGCAACAAGGATTTCTGCTCCATGTGTTCAGTGTTGCAAGAGAACCTCCGAAGATGTGCCACCTGTCAGTTGTTGCAAGAGACAGCATTTCAGCGGCCCCAACTGATGCGTTTGAAAGTAAAAGATTTGCGCCAGTATCTGGTTCTTAGGAACATCCCGACTGATACATGTCGAGAAAAGGAAGACTTGGTGGATCTTGTCATGTGCCATCATGGGTTAGCTTCTGCGGAAAATACAGACACTAGCAGCTTATATTCTACACGCTCACAGACTTCTAGTTTTTCTGCACATCCTATTTCTCTGTCAGGATCTGTATTATCATCACAGGGTGAGCTTGCAAACAGGCACGAGAGCACAGGAAACGAAGTGCAGTTACAG GGACAAAATGACAGACTGCTGGCCCACCCTGGTGAAGAGGAGGAAAATACAGACGAGCAG ATTCCGGGACAGTCCAGGAAACGTGCAAGGGCCTCACTGTCTGATCTTTCAAGTCTGGAAGATATTGAAGGGTTAACTGTTCGCCAGTTGAAGGAAATACTTGCTCGGAACTTTGTTAACTACTCAGGATGCTGTGAAAAATGGGAACTGGTGGAGAAAGTGAGCAGGCTGTACAGGGAGACAGAGGAAAACCACAGGACAC CAGAAGGAGAGAAGACTCAGCTGAACGATGAGGACGACAACCTCTGCAGGATCTGCATGGATGCCATCATTGATTGCGTGTTGTTGGAGTGTGGCCACATGGTCACCTGCACCAAGTGTGGCAAACGCATGAATGAATGTCCTATCTGTCGTCAATACGTTGTACGAGCTGTGCACGTATTCAAGTCATGA